In Camelina sativa cultivar DH55 chromosome 13, Cs, whole genome shotgun sequence, the genomic window TTGTCTGTGATGGTGCTCCAGATGGTAAAACAGTGTATATAGTGTCTGTTTGGCCGTTCAGTTTTTACATGCTATCAATATAACGCCTTTTACAATTTAATCTGCAGTTACCGGTTTGCATGACATGGATGAATTTGTCCAGTCCCAACTAATTCTAGCGGTAAGTTTCTTGGCCTCTGTTTATAAGAATCGGTGTGTCGTGTTAGAacaaaatttagcattaacctGAAGCTtatgatgatatgatcatgaataataacaaataacaagcaaaacctttttttgtcaGGGCTTAACGATTGTAACCCATGTTCTTAAAGAAGGTGGAAAATTTATAGCAAAGATATTCCGCGGGAAAGATACAAGTCTCTTGTACTGTCAAGTAAGTTAAGATGTTGTGCTTATGAATTTAACTGTCAAGTAAGCTTAGATGTTGTGCTCACAATGTTTACTGTTGCTTTTACTGATATAGTTTAATTCCTCTTATTTGTAGCTGAAGTTGTTTTTCCCAACTGTAACTTTTGCGAAACCGAAAAGCAGTCGCAATTCGAGTATAGGTAAAAATAATACAACTTTCACATGTGCATATATGATTTCCTTACTCGAGGGTTTAATCATCAAAAATCTAAACGTTGCTTTTTCTTGGAGATTCTCATTGCATTTCTTTACTCTGTTTCTATAGAGGCTTTTGCTGTTTGCGAAAATTACGCTCCACCAGAAGGATTTAACCCGGGAGATCTGCACCGTCTCTTGGAGAANATTTTTGAAGCTTTGTCGATTGAACCCGAACCTGAATCGGTCAAACCCGTAGTTTAGCAAGACCACGTGGAGATCGAGTTTGATCTCGACATAGACGAACAAGAGTTTAAGAACTCGATGCAGTCCTCAATAGCTTCTGCACGGTGAGACTCCGATTCGTTTANTTCAAAAATCTGAAGTTCTTCAAGTTAGACACAACTAACGTGTGCAGTGTTGAGTAGTACACTTTCAATTTACTCTTCCTCAACCTAACGCTCACCTAAAATGCTCTCTTCATGTGAAGTTAACCTTTTGGGCAAGACAAAGAAATGTTCGTTAGTATCACGTCAGCTtcaaaaagagaatattttaattttaattttttatttttttgatactGTTCTGaagatttttctattttcttggtACTCTGCACTCTGCAGATTGCAGCAGTGGTTGGCTTGAAGGACCTAACAAAGTTTATATACCATTCTTGGCATGTGGTGACTTAACCGGTTATGACTCAGACCGGTCTTACCCACTCCCTAAAGAAGCAGATGGATCTTTATACCAGAGTTTGGACCCGATTCAACCTCCCATCGCACCACCTTATAAACGAGCTCTTGAGCTCAAGAAAGCTTCAGCACAAAGCTTCAACTCTTGAGGTTtgatacaaaataaagaaaactaaacaaacttTTCGTTGGATTCTTTAAAAGCCTGTAGAGTTCAGGGACCTACAATTCCTATAACGCTTAAATGATTGTTATGATGagcttttatgttttaaaatatacaagAATCAGAATTTCAAGTTAAATATTGTTACTTTTAACTTTCTCTGCTaggaagaaatcaaaatattgggtcaaaaaagaagaagctttttcaGTCTTATGGTCCTTTGATTTCGACCTCTCTTTTTGAATTCCTAACTGGGtccactttgttttttttttttttttatagtttctataaaactaatatttttgcgTAGGATTAATGGTTTTGTGATATTCGAAAGATGCACAACttggaaaagaaaagtaaacagAGATGTGAACGGTACGACTTAGAAACCAACatgataatttaaataaataacgtCATAACATCTAAGTCATGTTGAAACGATAACAATCCAAATGTCttatacatatttgatttatctACTGCATGTCGAGTATATTGTTGCCAAGAAGTGACAAGTTggtaacaattaaaaaaacaaaagaaaactttgGTTTAGAGTTTGTTACGAAACtttaaaaaagaaggaagaattATAACCTTTTAAGTAGTCACTAGCTAACTGAAGCAACTTATCATCTACACGCAACcctaaaatttcaaatcttttacattacaaaagaataataataataatttttgaagcTTTGTCGATTGAACCCGAACCTGAATCGGTCAAACCCGTAGTTTAGCAAGACCACGTGGAGATCGAGTTTGATCTCGACATAGACGAACAAGAGTTTAAGAACTCGATGCAGTCCTCAATAGCTTCTGCACGGTGAGACTCCGATTCGTTTAGAGACTTTGACTTGGCCAGATATACAGACGACGAAGAGTAAGATGAGGAAGAGCAAGAAAAAGACGAAGACGACGGTGTCGTTTTCGTGTTATTACTCTTCTTGCCGAAAGATACAAAACGAAACGTTTTACCGACTCCTGCTCCTATACGCCGGAGTAATCTCCTTGCTGCCGGCGAGCTACTGACGCCAAAACTGAGAATTCCGACGACGACCCTCCGACGACCATGCCGTGATGAGCTGAGACCGGTGTGTGTTAGAAAGATTGGTTCGTCGTTTGCTTCTTCTGATTCCGGACTAAAGCTCACTCTTTTGAATCCTCTTTGAGACATATTCTTGTCTGATACTTTATCGATGAATGTCCCGAAGACAGAGAGTNGtccactttgttttttttttttttttatagtttctataaaactaatatttttgcgTAGGATTAATGGTTTTGTGATATTCGAAAGATGCACAACttggaaaagaaaagtaaacagAGATGTGAACGGTACGACTTAGAAACCAACatgataatttaaataaataacgtCATAACATCTAAGTCATGTTGAAACGATAACAATCCAAATGTCttatacatatttgatttatctACTGCATGTCGAGTATATTGTTGCCAAGAAGTGACAAGTTggtaacaattaaaaaaacaaaagaaaactttgGTTTAGAGTTTGTTACGAAACtttaaaaaagaaggaagaattATAACCTTTTAAGTAGTCACTAGCTAACTGAAGCAACTTATCATCTACACGCAACcctaaaatttcaaatcttttacattacaaaagaataataataataatttttgaagcTTTGTCGATTGAACCCGAACCTGAATCGGTCAAACCCGTAGTTTAGCAAGACCACGTGGAGATCGAGTTTGATCTCGACATAGACGAACAAGAGTTTAAGAACTCGATGCAGTCCTCAATAGCTTCTGCACGGTGAGACTCCGATTCGTTTAGAGACTTTGACTTGGCCAGATATACAGACGACGAAGAGTAAGATGAGGAAGAGCAAGAAAAAGACGAAGACGACGGTGTCGTNNNNNNNNNNNNNNNNNNNNNNNNNNNNNNNNNNNNNNNNNNNNNNNNNNNNNNNNNNNNNNNNNNNNNNNNNNNNNNNNNNNNNNNNNNNNNNNNNNNNNNNNNNNNNNNNNNNNNNNNNNNNNNNNNNNNNNNNNNNNNNNNNNNNNNNNNNNNNNNNNNNNNNNNNNNNNNNNNNNNNNNNNNNNNNNNNNNNNNNNNNNNNNNNNNNNNNNNNNNNNNNNNNNNNNNNNNNNNNNNNNNNNNNNNNNNNNNNNNNNNNNNNNNNNNNNNNNNNNNNNNNNNNNNNNNNNNNNNNNNNNNNNNNNNNNNNNNNNNNNNNNNNNNNNNNNNNNNNNNNNNNNNNNNNNNNNNNNNNNNNNNNNNNNNNNNNNNNNNNNNNNNNNNNNNNNNNNNNNNNNNNNNNNNNNNNNNNNNNNNNNNNNNNNNNNNNNNNNNNNNNNNNNNNNNNNNNNNNNNNNNNNNNNNNNNNNNNNNNNNNNNNNNNNNNNNNNNNNNNNNNNNNNNNNNNNNNNNNNNNNNNNNNNNNNNNNNNNNNNNNNNNNNNNNNNNNNNNNNNNNNNNNNNNNNNNNNNNNNNNNNNNNNNNNNNNNNNNNNNNNNNNNNNNNNNNNNNNNNNNNNNNNNNNNNNNNNNNNNNNNNNNNNNNNNNNNNNNNNNNNNNNNNNNNNNNNNNNNNNNNNNNNNNNNNNNNNNNNNNNNNNNNNNNNNNNNNNNNNNNNNNNNNNNNNNNNNNNNNNNNNNNNNNNNNNNNNNNNNNNNNNNNNNNNNNNNNNNNNNNNNNNNNNNNNNNNNNNNNNNNNNNNNNNNNNNNNNNNNNNNNNNNNNNNNNNNNNNNNNNNNNNNNNNNNNNNNNNNNNNNNNNNNNNNNNNNNNNNNNNNNNNNNNNNNNNNNNNNNNNNNNNNNNNNNNNNNNNNNNNNNNNNNNNNNNNNNNNNNNNNNNNNNNNNNNNNNNNNNNNNNNNNNNNNNNNNNNNNNNNNNNNNNNNNNNNNNNNNNNNNNNNNNNNNNNNNNNNNNNNNNNNNNNNNNNNNNNNNNNNNNNNNNNNNNNNNNNNNNNNNNNNNNNNNNNNNNNNNNNNNNNNNNNNNNNNNNNNNNNNNNNNNNNNNNNNNNNNNNNNNNNNNNNNNNNNNNNNNNNNNNNNNNNNNNNNNNNNNNNNNNNNNNNNNNNNNNNNNNNNNNNNNNNNNNNNNNNNNNNNNNNNNNNNNNNNNNNNNNNNNNNNNNNNNNNNNNNNNNNNNNNNNNNNNNNNNNNNNNNNNNNNNNNNNNNNNNNNNNNNNNNNNNNNNNNNNNNNNNNNNNNNNNNNNNNNNNNNNNNNNNNNNNNNNNNNNNNNNNNNNNNNNNNNNNNNNNNNNNNNNNNNNNNNNNNNNNNNNNNNNNNNNNNNNNNNNNNGATTCGTTTAGAGACTTTGACTTGGCCAGATATACAGACGACGAAGAGTAAGATGAGGAAGAGCAAGAAAAAGACGAAGACGACGGTGTCGTTTTCGTGTTATTACTCTTCTTGCCGAAAGATACAAAACGAAACGTTTTACCGACTCCTGCTCCTATACGCCGGAGTAATCTCCTTGCTGCCGGCGAGCTACTGACGCCAAAACTGAGAATTCCGACGACGACCCTCCGACGACCATGCCGTGATGAGCTGAGACCGGTGTGTGTGAGAAAGATTGGTTCGTCGTTTGCTTCTTCTGATTCCGGACTAAAGCTCACTCTTTTGAATCCTCTTTGAGACATATTCTTGTCTGATACTTTATCGATGAATGTCCCGAAGACAGAGAGTACAAGAGGGGAGACaccgagaaagagagagagaataaaataaatggaGACGTGAGAGAGGTTTTGACGAGTATTTATGGGAGGTAGAAGTGTGATGTGTTGATGAGTTAGGGATGAATTATTAAGAAAGTAAAATGGAAAATTAGAACAAGTTACTTGTTTATATGTAAAACTAAACTCGTATAAGTTACGAAGTGTTTGGAACACCAAAATTTGTTTAACtgattcttattattttttttgttttttaattaggttgagaaATTACTACAAAGGCGATGCGACTATTCTAGTCCAAATTAAACTTATAGTCAACGACTCAAAAGTAAGACGAGGGAAAAGGTTTGAAGTAAAGAGTAAATGGAGTAATAGTAGTAACAGAAAATTCAACATAAGAACTATATATGTCTgatgaaatatataatacaaaaagaaaacaaaaatcagaatgATTCTCATCTTGTCACTATTGTACTcagctttgtttttttaggtgAAATATTAGGGGTCCTACGTCCTACCCTC contains:
- the LOC109125263 gene encoding josephin-like protein isoform X1 codes for the protein MSQRGFKRVSFSPESEEANDEPIFLTHTGLSSSRHGRRRVVVGILSFGVSSSPAARRLLRRIGAGVGKTFRFVSFGKKSNNTKTTPSSSSFSCSSSSYSSSSVYLAKSKSLNESESHRAEAIEDCIEFLNSCSSMSRSNSISTWSC
- the LOC104734183 gene encoding josephin-like protein yields the protein MSQRGFKRVSFSPESEEANDEPIFLTHTGLSSSRHGRRRVVVGILSFGVSSSPAARRLLRRIGAGVGKTFRFVSFGKKSNNTKTTPSSSSFSCSSSSYSSSSVYLAKSKSLNESESHRAEAIEDCIEFLNSCSSMSRSNSISTWSC
- the LOC109125263 gene encoding josephin-like protein isoform X2; translated protein: MSQRGFKRVSFSPESEEANDEPIFLTHTGLSSSRHGRRRVVVGILSFGVSSSPAARRLLRRIGAGVGKTFRFVSFGKKSNNTKTTPSSSSYSSSSVYLAKSKSLNESESHRAEAIEDCIEFLNSCSSMSRSNSISTWSC